Proteins encoded by one window of Calidithermus timidus DSM 17022:
- the rpsJ gene encoding 30S ribosomal protein S10: MPKIRIKLRGFDHKSLDASAAKIVETVRRTGAQVAGPVPLPTRVRRFTVLRGPFKHKDSREHFELRTHNRLVDISDPNRKTIESLQSLDLPTGVEIEMKILGGGR, encoded by the coding sequence ATGCCAAAGATTCGCATTAAGCTACGGGGCTTCGACCACAAGAGCCTGGATGCCTCGGCGGCCAAGATTGTGGAGACGGTCCGTCGCACCGGGGCCCAGGTGGCCGGTCCGGTGCCCCTGCCCACGCGGGTTCGTCGCTTCACCGTGCTGCGGGGCCCGTTCAAGCACAAGGACAGCCGCGAGCACTTCGAGCTGCGTACCCACAACCGCCTGGTTGATATCTCCGACCCCAACCGCAAGACTATCGAGAGCCTCCAGAGCCTCGACCTGCCCACCGGGGTGGAGATCGAAATGAAGATTCTGGGGGGTGGACGGTGA